The Streptomyces sp. NL15-2K genome contains a region encoding:
- a CDS encoding branched-chain amino acid ABC transporter substrate-binding protein, which translates to MVILTSVLATGALTLTACGSRDDSGDSGDNGDSTTLTIGVDAPLSGENSTTGLGIQYGAQIAVDDANKNKLVPGVTFKLKALDDKAQPATGQSNATSITGDKTAVGAVGPLNSGVAQTMQQVFASANMVQISPANTAPELTQGKNWQTDKKRPFKTYFRTATTDELQGSFAAQYAFNKLKKKKAFVVDDKQTYGAGLAKIFNEQFKKLGGQVVQTDHVNTGTKDFGSLVTKIKNSGADLLYYGGQYDESSLITKQLKDAGVKIPLFGGDGMFASTYIEAAGASSEGDLVTAIGVPADTLPAAKTFIETYKAKGYKGDYGAYGAYAYDATTAIIKAVKAAADANGGKVPTDINALRSTVVDEVQKSDFEGLTGKVSFDQYGDTTNKQLTVYQVEKGAWKAVETGTADLG; encoded by the coding sequence ATGGTGATACTTACCTCCGTCCTCGCGACTGGAGCTCTGACGCTCACCGCTTGCGGCTCCCGTGACGACAGCGGCGACAGTGGCGACAACGGAGACAGCACCACCCTGACGATCGGCGTGGACGCCCCGCTCTCCGGCGAGAACTCCACCACCGGCCTCGGCATCCAGTACGGCGCCCAGATCGCCGTCGACGACGCCAACAAGAACAAGCTCGTCCCCGGCGTGACGTTCAAGCTCAAGGCCCTGGACGACAAGGCCCAGCCCGCCACCGGCCAGTCGAACGCCACCAGCATCACCGGCGACAAGACCGCCGTCGGCGCCGTCGGCCCCCTCAACTCCGGCGTCGCCCAGACCATGCAGCAGGTCTTCGCCTCGGCCAACATGGTCCAGATCTCCCCCGCGAACACCGCCCCCGAGCTGACCCAGGGCAAGAACTGGCAGACCGACAAGAAGCGGCCGTTCAAGACCTACTTCCGCACCGCCACCACCGACGAACTGCAGGGCAGCTTCGCCGCCCAGTACGCCTTCAACAAGCTCAAGAAGAAGAAGGCCTTCGTCGTCGACGACAAGCAGACCTACGGCGCCGGCCTCGCGAAGATCTTCAACGAGCAGTTCAAGAAGCTCGGCGGCCAGGTCGTCCAGACCGACCACGTCAACACCGGCACCAAGGACTTCGGCTCCCTCGTCACCAAGATCAAGAACTCCGGCGCCGACCTGCTCTACTACGGCGGCCAGTACGACGAGTCCTCGCTGATCACCAAGCAGCTCAAGGACGCCGGCGTCAAGATCCCGCTGTTCGGCGGCGACGGCATGTTCGCCTCCACCTACATCGAAGCCGCCGGCGCCTCCTCCGAAGGCGACCTCGTCACCGCGATCGGCGTCCCCGCGGACACCCTGCCCGCCGCCAAGACGTTCATCGAGACCTACAAGGCCAAGGGCTACAAGGGCGACTACGGCGCCTACGGCGCCTACGCCTACGACGCCACCACCGCCATCATCAAGGCCGTGAAGGCCGCCGCGGACGCCAACGGCGGCAAGGTGCCCACCGACATCAACGCCCTGCGCTCCACGGTCGTCGACGAGGTCCAGAAGTCCGACTTCGAAGGCCTCACCGGCAAGGTCTCCTTCGACCAGTACGGCGACACCACGAACAAGCAGCTCACGGTTTACCAGGTCGAAAAGGGCGCCTGGAAGGCTGTCGAGACCGGCACCGCCGACCTCGGCTGA
- a CDS encoding branched-chain amino acid ABC transporter permease, translating into MNTLPQQLANGLLLGSMYGLIAIGYTMVYGIVQLINFAHGEIFMTGAFGALTVYFYILPDGTAMAIAVPLMLIGGGIVAILIAVGAERFAYRPLRGAPRLAPLITAIGLSLALQEVVRNFYPGADRARAFPGLDNTHDIGSITIKDADIFLVVAAIVCMSALAFFVRKSRTGRAMQATAQDPDTAQLMGIDTNRIIVIAFAIGGFFAAVAAVAYGLKYGNVDYRMGFLMGLKAFTAAVLGGIGNIYGAMLGGLVLGVAETLASAYIDGVPGMQQLGGQAWADVWAFALLILVLLLRPQGLLGERVADRA; encoded by the coding sequence GTGAACACCCTGCCGCAGCAGCTGGCCAACGGGCTGCTCCTCGGCTCGATGTACGGGCTGATCGCCATCGGCTACACGATGGTGTACGGCATCGTCCAGCTCATCAACTTCGCGCACGGCGAGATCTTCATGACCGGGGCCTTCGGCGCCCTCACGGTCTACTTCTACATCCTCCCCGACGGCACCGCGATGGCCATCGCCGTCCCCCTGATGCTGATAGGCGGCGGCATCGTCGCCATCCTCATCGCCGTCGGAGCGGAACGGTTCGCCTACCGCCCCCTGCGCGGAGCACCACGACTGGCACCGCTCATCACCGCGATCGGCCTCTCCCTGGCCCTCCAGGAAGTCGTCCGCAACTTCTACCCCGGCGCCGACCGCGCCCGCGCCTTCCCCGGCCTCGACAACACCCACGACATCGGCTCCATCACCATCAAGGACGCCGACATCTTCCTCGTCGTCGCCGCCATCGTGTGCATGTCCGCCCTCGCCTTCTTCGTCCGCAAGAGCCGCACCGGCCGCGCCATGCAGGCCACCGCCCAGGACCCGGACACCGCCCAGCTCATGGGCATCGACACCAACCGCATCATCGTCATCGCCTTCGCCATCGGCGGCTTCTTCGCCGCCGTAGCAGCAGTGGCGTACGGCCTGAAGTACGGCAACGTCGACTACCGCATGGGCTTCCTCATGGGCCTCAAGGCCTTCACCGCCGCCGTCCTCGGCGGCATCGGCAACATCTACGGCGCCATGCTCGGCGGCCTCGTCCTCGGCGTCGCCGAAACCCTCGCCTCCGCCTACATCGACGGCGTCCCCGGCATGCAGCAGCTCGGCGGCCAAGCCTGGGCCGACGTCTGGGCCTTCGCCCTCCTCATCCTCGTCCTCCTCCTCAGACCACAAGGCCTGCTCGGCGAACGCGTCGCGGACAGGGCGTGA
- a CDS encoding hotdog fold thioesterase → MGEQQHVTFPQEVIDEYAALGVDLPALFSAGHLGTRMGVQIVQASAERVVGTMPVEGNTQPYGLLHGGASAVLAETLGSVGSMLHAGSSKIAVGVDLNCTHHRGVRSGLVTGVATPLHLGRSTATYEVVISDEEGRRVCSARLTCLLRDVRPGDGQHITG, encoded by the coding sequence ATGGGCGAGCAGCAGCACGTGACGTTCCCGCAAGAGGTCATCGACGAGTACGCGGCACTCGGCGTGGACCTGCCGGCGCTGTTCTCCGCGGGGCACCTCGGGACGCGGATGGGCGTACAGATAGTGCAGGCGTCGGCAGAGCGGGTCGTCGGCACGATGCCGGTCGAGGGGAACACACAGCCGTACGGGCTGCTGCACGGGGGCGCGTCCGCTGTGCTGGCCGAGACGCTCGGGTCGGTGGGATCGATGCTGCATGCCGGCAGCTCCAAGATCGCGGTGGGCGTCGATCTGAACTGCACGCACCATCGGGGGGTGCGGTCGGGGCTGGTGACCGGGGTGGCCACGCCGTTGCACCTGGGGCGGTCGACGGCGACGTACGAGGTCGTGATCAGTGATGAGGAGGGGCGGCGGGTGTGCAGCGCACGACTGACCTGCCTGTTGCGGGATGTGCGGCCGGGGGACGGGCAACACATCACCGGCTGA
- a CDS encoding FdhF/YdeP family oxidoreductase produces the protein MATKPPKADPVQDAPQVAEPKHAAAGIPAIGHSLRMAQQQMGFKRTALTLLRVNQKDGFDCPGCAWPEPDHRHAAEFCENGAKAVAEEATLRRVTPEFFAAHSVADLAGRSGYWLGQQGRLTHPVYLPEGGAHYEPVTWERAFDIIAEEITALSSPDEAVFYTSGRTSNEAAFLYQLFARELGTNNLPDCSNMCHESSGSALSETIGIGKGSVLLEDLYKADLIIVAGQNPGTNHPRMLSALEKAKANGAKIISVNPLPEAGLERFKNPQTPKGLTAGAALTDLFLQIRIGGDQALFRLLNKLILQTQGAVDEEFVREHTHGYEEFAQTARAADWDETLTATGLSQKEIEEALRMILASQRTIVCWAMGLTQHKHSVPTIREVVNFLLLRGNIGRPGAGVCPVRGHSNVQGDRTMGIFERPAPAFLDALEKEFGFAPPREHGYDVVRAIRALRDGEAKVFFAMGGNFVSASPDTDVTEAAMRRARLTVHVSTKLNRSHAVTGARALILPTLGRTERDLQVGPNGKSTEQFVTVEDSMGMVHASRGRLEPASAHLLSEPAIVCRLARRVLGADSRVPWEEFEKDYATIRDRIARVIPGFEDFNARVAHPGGFVLPHGPRDERRFPTATGKANFTAAPVEYPKLPEGRLLLQTLRSHDQYNTTIYGLDDRYRGIKNGRRVVLVNPEDARTLGVADGSYVDLVSEWKDGVERRAPGFRVVHYPTARGCAAAYYPETNVLVPLDATADTSNTPASKSVVVRLEQSATD, from the coding sequence ATGGCAACGAAGCCGCCCAAGGCAGATCCCGTTCAGGACGCGCCGCAGGTTGCCGAGCCGAAGCACGCGGCGGCCGGGATCCCCGCCATCGGCCACAGCCTGCGCATGGCGCAGCAGCAGATGGGCTTCAAGCGCACCGCGCTGACCCTCCTGCGCGTCAATCAGAAGGACGGCTTCGACTGCCCGGGCTGCGCCTGGCCGGAGCCGGACCACCGGCACGCGGCGGAGTTCTGTGAGAACGGCGCGAAGGCGGTCGCCGAGGAAGCCACCCTGCGCCGCGTCACCCCGGAGTTCTTCGCCGCGCACTCCGTCGCCGACCTCGCCGGCCGCAGCGGCTACTGGCTCGGCCAGCAGGGCCGCCTCACCCACCCCGTGTACCTCCCCGAAGGCGGAGCGCACTACGAGCCGGTGACCTGGGAGCGCGCCTTCGACATCATCGCCGAGGAGATCACCGCCCTCTCCTCCCCCGACGAGGCCGTCTTCTACACCTCCGGGCGCACCAGCAACGAGGCCGCCTTCCTCTACCAGCTCTTCGCACGCGAGCTCGGCACGAACAACCTGCCCGACTGCTCCAACATGTGCCACGAGTCCTCCGGCTCGGCCCTGTCCGAGACGATCGGCATCGGCAAGGGCAGCGTCCTGCTCGAAGACCTCTACAAGGCCGACCTGATCATCGTCGCCGGGCAGAACCCCGGCACCAACCACCCGCGCATGCTCTCCGCCCTGGAGAAGGCCAAAGCCAACGGCGCGAAGATCATCAGCGTCAACCCGCTGCCCGAGGCCGGCCTGGAGCGCTTCAAGAACCCGCAGACCCCCAAGGGCCTCACCGCCGGAGCCGCCCTCACCGACCTGTTCCTGCAGATCCGCATCGGCGGCGACCAAGCCCTCTTCCGCCTCCTCAACAAGCTGATCCTTCAGACCCAGGGCGCGGTCGACGAGGAGTTCGTCCGCGAACACACCCACGGCTACGAGGAATTCGCCCAGACCGCCCGCGCCGCCGACTGGGACGAGACGCTCACCGCGACCGGCCTGTCCCAGAAGGAGATCGAGGAAGCCCTGCGCATGATCCTCGCCTCCCAGCGGACCATCGTCTGCTGGGCGATGGGCCTCACCCAGCACAAGCACTCCGTGCCGACCATCCGCGAGGTCGTCAACTTCCTCCTCCTACGCGGCAACATCGGCCGCCCCGGCGCCGGCGTGTGCCCGGTGCGCGGCCACTCGAACGTGCAGGGCGACCGCACGATGGGCATCTTCGAGCGCCCCGCGCCCGCCTTCCTGGACGCCCTGGAGAAGGAGTTCGGCTTCGCACCACCACGCGAGCACGGCTACGACGTCGTCCGCGCCATCCGCGCCCTGCGCGACGGCGAGGCCAAGGTCTTCTTCGCCATGGGCGGCAACTTCGTCTCCGCCAGCCCCGACACCGACGTCACCGAGGCCGCCATGCGCCGCGCCCGGCTGACCGTGCACGTGTCGACCAAGCTCAACCGCTCGCACGCCGTCACGGGCGCACGCGCCCTGATCCTGCCGACCCTGGGCCGCACCGAGCGCGACCTCCAGGTCGGCCCGAATGGGAAAAGCACAGAGCAGTTCGTCACCGTCGAGGACTCCATGGGCATGGTGCACGCCTCCCGCGGCCGCCTGGAGCCCGCGAGCGCGCACCTGCTGTCCGAACCGGCGATCGTGTGCCGCCTGGCCCGCCGGGTGCTCGGCGCGGACAGCAGGGTGCCGTGGGAGGAGTTCGAGAAGGACTACGCCACGATCCGCGACCGCATCGCGCGCGTGATCCCCGGCTTCGAGGACTTCAACGCGCGCGTGGCACACCCCGGCGGCTTCGTCCTGCCGCACGGCCCGCGCGACGAGCGCCGCTTCCCGACGGCCACCGGCAAGGCCAACTTCACCGCCGCGCCCGTGGAGTACCCCAAGCTGCCCGAGGGCCGGCTGCTGCTGCAGACACTGCGCTCGCACGACCAGTACAACACCACGATCTACGGCCTGGACGACCGCTACCGCGGCATCAAGAACGGCCGCAGGGTCGTCCTGGTCAACCCCGAGGACGCGCGCACACTCGGCGTCGCGGACGGCTCCTACGTCGACCTGGTCAGCGAGTGGAAGGACGGGGTCGAGCGCCGGGCGCCCGGCTTCCGCGTCGTGCACTACCCGACGGCACGGGGCTGCGCGGCGGCCTACTACCCGGAGACCAACGTCCTCGTCCCCCTCGACGCCACCGCCGACACCAGCAACACCCCGGCCAGCAAGTCCGTCGTCGTACGTCTGGAACAATCGGCGACCGACTGA